In Symmachiella dynata, the following are encoded in one genomic region:
- a CDS encoding ComF family protein, giving the protein MDPSGGCNFCVRQKFAFERVIRLGIYEDQLRQACLGAKGGRQQALAAALAELQWERRVEAFRDTPIDVVVPVPHFWLQRLSRLHNPAETLAGVWAHNLRVRKSDHILVKAKWTKPQRSLPADRRRENVRKAFKVGRREEIQGATVLLVDDIMTTGATAHEAARVLKQAGAGRVITAVVARAMRN; this is encoded by the coding sequence GTGGATCCATCGGGTGGCTGCAATTTTTGTGTTCGCCAAAAGTTTGCCTTTGAACGGGTGATTCGGCTGGGGATTTATGAGGACCAATTGCGGCAAGCGTGTCTGGGGGCCAAAGGGGGGCGGCAGCAGGCATTGGCGGCGGCGTTGGCGGAATTGCAATGGGAGCGCCGCGTCGAGGCGTTTCGAGATACGCCGATTGACGTCGTCGTCCCGGTGCCGCACTTCTGGTTGCAACGCTTGTCCCGTCTGCACAATCCAGCGGAAACGCTCGCTGGTGTCTGGGCACACAACTTGAGGGTCCGTAAGAGTGACCATATACTTGTGAAGGCCAAATGGACCAAGCCGCAACGATCGTTACCGGCCGACCGGCGTCGCGAAAACGTGCGAAAGGCCTTCAAAGTCGGCCGCCGAGAAGAAATTCAAGGGGCGACGGTGCTGTTGGTCGATGATATTATGACAACCGGCGCTACGGCGCACGAAGCGGCGCGGGTTCTCAAACAAGCGGGGGCCGGGCGCGTGATTACAGCGGTCGTTGCCCGCGCCATGCGGAATTGA
- a CDS encoding DUF502 domain-containing protein — protein sequence MTEDGARIKKKLPKGAATRVFLRGLSISLPPILTLVILLWVGQGLNSYIIQPIGDGVRWTIASTVNEIRQERELLPSEELPPLPNIGNRYRITPGLQKRIPEIDKLIAEKRAASPSGKRVDQRHLWETIIREDTAQKDFAYNSDALSKNIYIPMGGGYIPLHVYATVERQVGPLAMPPTAIGAYMDYVTTQYFYSFWHLSALAILLTVVGVYFVGRLMTAQLGSWVVHKIETKILARLPLIRNVYSSVKQVTDFLLTETEVEYSRVVAIEYPRRGIWSLGLVTGESMLDIATAAGEPMISVLIPSSPMPVTGYTMNVPRSEVIDLDISVDEAFQFCISCGVLVPGRQQVTPEVLKKAFGKQLPSALPAISDSGTILTGPPKTE from the coding sequence ATGACCGAAGATGGAGCACGGATTAAAAAGAAATTGCCCAAAGGGGCCGCGACGCGCGTCTTCTTGCGCGGGCTGTCGATCAGTCTGCCGCCGATTTTGACGTTGGTGATCTTGTTATGGGTCGGCCAGGGACTCAATAGTTACATCATCCAGCCGATTGGCGATGGGGTGCGGTGGACCATTGCCAGCACGGTCAACGAGATACGCCAAGAGCGGGAGTTGCTCCCCAGCGAAGAATTGCCGCCGCTGCCGAATATCGGCAACCGCTACCGCATTACACCCGGCTTGCAAAAGCGGATTCCCGAAATCGACAAACTGATTGCAGAGAAACGCGCTGCTTCTCCGTCAGGCAAGCGGGTGGATCAGCGGCATCTTTGGGAAACCATCATCCGCGAAGATACCGCTCAAAAGGACTTCGCCTACAACAGCGATGCACTCTCCAAGAATATCTACATCCCCATGGGGGGCGGGTACATTCCGCTGCATGTCTATGCGACCGTCGAGCGACAGGTCGGTCCGCTCGCCATGCCGCCGACGGCGATCGGGGCGTATATGGATTACGTCACGACGCAATACTTCTACAGCTTTTGGCACCTGAGCGCGCTGGCGATTTTGCTCACTGTGGTGGGTGTCTATTTCGTCGGCCGGTTGATGACTGCCCAATTGGGGTCCTGGGTCGTACACAAGATTGAAACGAAAATCCTGGCCCGGCTACCGTTGATCCGCAACGTCTATTCGTCGGTGAAGCAGGTCACCGATTTTCTGCTGACCGAAACCGAAGTCGAATATAGCCGGGTGGTGGCCATCGAATATCCCCGCCGGGGAATTTGGTCGCTAGGTCTGGTAACGGGCGAAAGCATGCTGGATATTGCCACAGCTGCGGGGGAACCGATGATCAGTGTGCTCATCCCCAGTTCGCCGATGCCGGTGACGGGCTATACGATGAACGTGCCCCGCAGTGAAGTGATCGACCTGGACATCTCCGTCGACGAGGCCTTCCAGTTCTGCATTTCGTGCGGCGTACTGGTTCCCGGACGTCAACAAGTCACCCCCGAGGTGCTCAAAAAAGCGTTCGGCAAACAACTCCCCTCGGCGCTGCCGGCGATCAGCGACAGCGGTACGATTTTGACCGGTCCGCCCAAAACCGAGTAA
- the hemC gene encoding hydroxymethylbilane synthase: MSETPPIRIATRSSRLALWQAHHVQQLLSAAAPSTTIEIVHVSTIGDRDKSEPLSSLGEFGVFTREVQKVVLEGDADIAVHSLKDLPTETVAGLTLGAIPPRGAVHDALLLPASRRGGGLDDLPDGAVVGTGSMRRRAQLLHQRPDLKFAEARGNVETRLRKLDEGEFDALILAAAGLMRLELAERIDCELQPPVMLPAIGQGALGIECRSDDVVAQELLAKINDSATQMAATAERSLLHELRGGCHAPIAAATSLQNDQLELTAVVLSSDGQQRLMATATGEAAAALGIAVAGDLRAQGADALITAAEF, translated from the coding sequence GTGAGTGAGACACCGCCTATTCGGATTGCCACACGTTCCAGTCGTTTGGCGTTGTGGCAAGCCCATCATGTGCAGCAACTGCTCAGTGCTGCTGCGCCCAGTACGACCATCGAAATTGTGCACGTGTCGACCATTGGCGACCGCGACAAATCGGAGCCGCTCTCCAGCCTGGGCGAATTCGGGGTCTTTACGCGTGAAGTGCAAAAAGTGGTTCTGGAGGGCGATGCGGATATCGCCGTGCATAGCCTCAAGGACCTGCCGACTGAAACGGTCGCCGGGCTGACATTGGGGGCGATTCCCCCGCGCGGAGCGGTGCATGACGCGTTGCTGCTCCCCGCATCGCGCCGTGGTGGCGGTCTAGATGATCTGCCCGATGGTGCTGTCGTGGGAACCGGCAGTATGCGACGCCGCGCGCAATTGTTGCACCAGCGTCCCGATTTAAAATTTGCCGAAGCACGGGGCAACGTCGAAACCCGTTTGCGGAAACTGGATGAAGGCGAATTCGACGCCTTGATTCTGGCAGCGGCCGGTTTGATGCGGCTGGAACTGGCCGAGCGGATCGATTGTGAGCTGCAGCCACCGGTGATGTTACCGGCCATCGGCCAAGGGGCGTTGGGTATTGAATGCCGCAGCGACGACGTCGTTGCGCAGGAATTGCTGGCAAAGATCAACGACTCGGCTACCCAGATGGCAGCGACAGCGGAGCGGTCTCTGTTACACGAATTACGCGGGGGCTGCCATGCCCCGATTGCCGCTGCAACGAGTCTGCAAAATGATCAGCTGGAATTAACAGCCGTGGTGCTCAGTTCCGACGGCCAACAACGTCTGATGGCAACCGCCACGGGTGAAGCTGCCGCTGCTCTGGGGATCGCCGTGGCCGGCGACCTTCGCGCGCAAGGGGCGGATGCATTGATTACGGCTGCGGAGTTTTGA
- a CDS encoding phytanoyl-CoA dioxygenase family protein translates to MRDRPLDIDWRVLDLGARIRHLEVEGFLVLPDLLDADDIARLKRETRELDTFAVDYSVHQQVYPNVQFAGPAITELIAHRPTLEFLTALFGDDIVMMDYGYARSAPGHPGISLHCDGQPWGSEIFGFEHSCPRLIRVLYYLDDLTPEVSPFRVVPRSHLSLHADANPYLRYEGHPEQVMVTCDAGSAVLLQQNVFHGNYPNTGDYAREMLAIAYRPAWAGPAGDVREWDASELANVPPEVRTLMTGRNRRVWFPEGGNKPAGMQDMATGINPSRWGRAEE, encoded by the coding sequence ATGCGCGACCGACCGCTTGATATTGATTGGCGTGTGCTCGATCTGGGCGCGCGGATTCGGCATCTGGAGGTAGAAGGCTTTTTAGTGCTGCCTGATTTGTTGGATGCGGATGACATCGCGCGGCTCAAACGTGAAACGCGCGAGCTGGACACCTTTGCGGTTGATTACAGCGTGCATCAACAGGTCTATCCGAATGTGCAATTCGCCGGCCCGGCAATCACCGAGTTGATAGCGCATCGGCCGACACTTGAATTCCTCACGGCCTTGTTCGGTGATGATATCGTGATGATGGATTACGGTTACGCCCGCTCCGCTCCCGGGCATCCAGGGATCAGTCTGCATTGCGACGGGCAGCCTTGGGGGTCGGAGATTTTTGGCTTCGAGCACAGTTGCCCGCGGCTGATTCGCGTACTGTATTATCTCGATGACCTGACGCCGGAAGTCTCGCCGTTTCGCGTGGTGCCGCGTTCGCATCTATCGCTACACGCTGACGCGAATCCCTATTTGCGATACGAAGGACATCCCGAGCAGGTGATGGTGACCTGCGACGCCGGGTCGGCGGTGCTGTTACAGCAGAACGTTTTTCACGGCAATTATCCAAACACCGGCGATTACGCCCGCGAAATGTTAGCGATCGCCTATCGCCCCGCGTGGGCCGGACCGGCGGGGGATGTGCGGGAGTGGGACGCAAGCGAATTGGCAAACGTGCCGCCAGAGGTCCGGACACTGATGACCGGCCGAAATCGCCGCGTCTGGTTCCCCGAAGGGGGGAACAAACCGGCAGGCATGCAGGACATGGCAACGGGTATCAATCCCAGCCGCTGGGGACGGGCGGAGGAGTAG
- the eno gene encoding phosphopyruvate hydratase, with product MSMPIVAVHGRQILDSRGNPTVEVDVELEDGNIGRAAVPSGASTGVHEAHELRDGDKGIYLGKGVIKAVEAVNETIGPELLGLDVTDQLTIDRLMIALDGTENKSRLGANAILGCSLACAHAAAKSSFLPLFRYLGGAGAKYLPAPMMNIINGGEHADNNVDVQEFMVMPLGFDNFSDALRAGTETFHQLKKVLHDKGLNTAVGDEGGFAPELDSNQMALDVIMTAIEKAGYKPGEQIQIALDVASTEFYDEKTGKYTLEGKPHSSDDIIALLSSWVEKYPICSIEDGCAEDDWDGWKAMTTALGDKVQLVGDDLFVTNVKRLQRGIDEGIANSILVKVNQIGTLSETIDACELAARNGFTAVMSHRSGETEDTTIADLAVGLATGQIKTGSASRTDRICKYNQLLRIEELLGDDARYGGQIWGR from the coding sequence ATGAGCATGCCGATTGTCGCCGTCCACGGACGGCAAATTTTGGATAGCCGGGGCAACCCGACTGTGGAAGTCGATGTCGAATTGGAAGACGGAAACATCGGCCGCGCCGCCGTCCCCAGTGGAGCCAGCACCGGTGTGCACGAAGCCCACGAACTGCGTGACGGTGATAAAGGGATCTACCTGGGCAAAGGAGTCATCAAGGCGGTCGAAGCAGTCAACGAAACCATCGGCCCGGAATTGTTGGGCCTGGACGTTACCGATCAACTGACGATCGACCGGTTGATGATCGCTCTGGACGGAACGGAAAACAAATCCCGCCTGGGCGCCAACGCCATCCTGGGTTGTTCACTGGCCTGCGCTCATGCAGCGGCCAAATCCAGTTTCTTGCCGCTGTTCCGCTACCTGGGCGGAGCCGGTGCCAAATACTTGCCGGCCCCGATGATGAACATCATCAATGGCGGCGAGCATGCCGACAACAATGTCGACGTGCAAGAATTCATGGTGATGCCGCTGGGGTTTGATAATTTCAGCGACGCCCTGCGTGCCGGAACTGAGACGTTCCATCAACTCAAAAAAGTCTTGCACGACAAAGGCCTGAACACGGCGGTCGGCGACGAAGGAGGCTTTGCTCCGGAACTTGATAGCAACCAAATGGCGCTCGACGTGATCATGACCGCCATCGAAAAAGCGGGCTACAAACCGGGCGAACAAATCCAAATCGCTTTGGATGTCGCCTCGACGGAATTCTACGACGAGAAGACCGGCAAATACACGTTGGAAGGCAAGCCGCATAGCTCCGACGATATCATCGCCCTGCTCTCTTCATGGGTCGAAAAATACCCCATCTGCTCGATCGAAGATGGCTGTGCCGAAGACGATTGGGACGGCTGGAAAGCGATGACGACCGCCCTGGGAGACAAAGTGCAACTGGTGGGCGACGACCTGTTTGTGACGAACGTCAAACGCCTGCAACGCGGAATCGACGAAGGGATCGCCAACAGCATCCTGGTAAAGGTCAATCAGATCGGCACCTTGAGCGAAACGATCGACGCCTGCGAATTGGCCGCCCGTAACGGCTTTACAGCCGTGATGAGTCATCGTAGCGGCGAAACCGAAGACACGACGATTGCCGATTTGGCGGTTGGATTGGCGACAGGTCAAATCAAGACCGGTTCCGCCAGCCGTACCGACCGGATCTGCAAGTACAACCAATTGTTACGCATCGAAGAACTCCTCGGAGACGACGCCCGTTACGGCGGCCAAATCTGGGGACGGTAA